In Homo sapiens chromosome 11, GRCh38.p14 Primary Assembly, one DNA window encodes the following:
- the SLN gene encoding sarcolipin → MGINTRELFLNFTIVLITVILMWLLVRSYQY, encoded by the coding sequence ATGGGGATAAACACCCGGGAGCTGTTTCTCAACTTCACTATTGTCTTGATTACGGTTATTCTTATGTGGCTCCTTGTGAGGTCCTATCAGTACTGA